A genomic segment from Paenibacillus sp. FSL K6-1096 encodes:
- a CDS encoding carbohydrate ABC transporter permease has protein sequence MKAVRYLFGILIIFLIVFPFYWVIVSSLKPADQILKPDLFPKALTLQHYRELLDQTSYLTNLSNSVLVALGTMLCSVLIVIPAGYAIYRMKFAGRKFVSRLILATYIFPGTLLLVPVYQMMSDLHLVNSLWGLIVINVTFAAPFSVWLMQGFFDSVPVALDEAAAIDGAGRMRTLLQIILPLIGPGIATISIYSFITSWTEFAFSSVLITSEELRTLPIGLNAIMGQYTVRWGWTTAGAVLTLLPVVVFFAFVGRFFVRGLTAGAVK, from the coding sequence GTGAAGGCAGTGCGCTATCTATTTGGCATTCTGATTATCTTCCTGATCGTATTCCCGTTCTATTGGGTCATCGTGTCCTCCCTTAAACCAGCGGACCAGATTCTGAAGCCGGACCTGTTCCCCAAGGCGCTGACGTTGCAGCACTACCGGGAACTGCTGGATCAGACTTCCTATCTGACCAACCTGTCCAATAGCGTGCTGGTCGCGCTCGGTACGATGCTCTGCTCCGTTCTAATCGTTATTCCTGCCGGCTACGCGATCTACCGGATGAAATTTGCCGGCCGGAAGTTTGTTTCCCGGCTGATTCTGGCCACTTATATCTTCCCGGGCACACTCCTGCTTGTTCCCGTGTACCAAATGATGTCGGATCTGCATCTGGTCAACTCGCTGTGGGGGCTCATCGTAATTAATGTGACCTTCGCTGCCCCCTTCTCAGTGTGGCTGATGCAGGGGTTCTTCGACTCCGTGCCCGTTGCCCTTGATGAGGCCGCGGCAATTGATGGAGCGGGGCGGATGCGCACACTGCTGCAAATTATTCTTCCGCTGATTGGACCCGGTATCGCTACGATCTCGATATATTCCTTCATAACTTCTTGGACGGAATTCGCCTTTTCCTCAGTGCTCATTACGAGTGAGGAGCTGCGGACCTTGCCAATCGGACTGAATGCCATTATGGGTCAGTATACGGTGCGCTGGGGCTGGACGACCGCCGGAGCTGTGCTGACCCTGCTCCCCGTCGTAGTATTCTTTGCCTTTGTTGGCCGCTTCTTCGTGAGAGGTCTGACAGCAGGCGCTGTGAAGTAG
- a CDS encoding Gfo/Idh/MocA family oxidoreductase, with protein MQKLRIGLIGAGRFGRLHVKVLQQIPGAEVAALADINSGALYSAAAECHLAPEACYSDPLELIRRSDLDAVDIVSDEKSHGALVLSALRHGKHVIVEKPLSVSFAEAQEIEQAAAAAGKQVMVGNISRFSQPYFTIKRAIDSGQLGRIAAIRSKRDFSRSWFQGFGNRIHPVYESGVHELDLMLWYAGARCVKVSAFESSISGYTYPDLFSALLYFENGIMGSLNSSWMIPKGAPQNLVETLELDGTIDAHIEVVGEAATAQYQLAHQGLAIITGTGMQYPETTLWPAGLTGIGGAIQAELEHFVQSISRNAASPVMPLSHSVHGIEIADAIVESARTQKVIHLGEKEGAPNVYS; from the coding sequence ATGCAGAAATTACGAATAGGGCTGATCGGCGCAGGCCGGTTCGGCAGACTGCACGTGAAGGTGCTGCAGCAGATTCCGGGCGCAGAGGTGGCGGCGCTTGCGGACATCAATAGCGGGGCGTTGTACTCCGCCGCAGCTGAATGCCATCTTGCTCCTGAGGCTTGCTACAGTGATCCGCTGGAGCTGATCAGACGCAGTGATCTGGATGCGGTGGATATCGTATCCGATGAGAAATCGCATGGAGCTCTGGTGTTATCCGCTCTACGCCACGGCAAGCATGTCATCGTGGAGAAGCCGTTATCGGTGAGTTTTGCCGAGGCGCAGGAGATAGAGCAAGCGGCAGCGGCAGCCGGCAAGCAGGTTATGGTGGGAAATATATCACGGTTCAGCCAGCCGTACTTCACCATCAAGCGGGCCATTGATTCAGGGCAGCTTGGCCGAATTGCTGCCATTCGCAGTAAACGGGATTTCAGCCGCAGCTGGTTTCAAGGCTTCGGTAACCGGATTCATCCGGTATATGAATCCGGTGTGCATGAGCTGGATCTGATGCTGTGGTATGCCGGGGCCCGCTGTGTTAAAGTGTCGGCTTTTGAGAGCAGCATCAGCGGGTATACCTATCCGGATCTTTTCTCAGCCCTGTTGTACTTTGAGAATGGAATTATGGGCTCGCTGAATTCCAGCTGGATGATACCGAAGGGAGCACCGCAGAACCTGGTGGAGACGCTGGAGCTGGACGGTACCATTGACGCCCATATTGAGGTTGTCGGAGAAGCGGCGACAGCGCAGTATCAGCTGGCCCATCAGGGCTTGGCCATTATTACCGGCACCGGAATGCAATACCCTGAGACAACGCTATGGCCGGCGGGACTCACGGGAATCGGGGGAGCTATACAAGCTGAGCTGGAGCATTTTGTGCAGAGCATTTCGCGGAACGCGGCTTCACCGGTAATGCCGTTATCCCACTCCGTTCATGGGATTGAAATCGCGGATGCTATCGTGGAGTCGGCCCGAACGCAGAAGGTCATTCATCTTGGAGAGAAAGAAGGTGCACCGAATGTCTATAGCTGA